ggcgacaaagggactctcactcagagtaaaaggcagactgtatgacgcatgcatacgaacaaccatgctacatggcagtgaaacatgggctgtaactgctgaggacatacgtaagctcgcaaggaatgaagccagtatgctccgttggatgtgtaatgtcaatgtgaatacccgtcagagtgtaagtatcttgagagaaaagctgaacattagaagcatcagttgtggcgtgcNNNNNNNNNNNNNNNNNNNNNNNNNNNNNNNNNNNNNNNNNNNNNNNNNNNNNNNNNNNNNNNNNNNNNNNNNNNNNNNNNNNNNNNNNNNNNNNNNNNNNNNNNNNNNNNNNNNNNNNNNNNNNNNNNNNNNNNNNNNNNNNNNNNNNNNNNNNNNNNNNNNNNNNNNNNNNNNNNNNNNNNNNNNNNNNNNNNNNNNNNNNNNNNNNNNNNNNNNNNNNNNNNNNNNNNNNNNNNNNNNNNNNNNNNNNNNNNNNNNNNNNNNNNNNNNNNNNNNNNNNNNNNNNNNNNNNNNNNNNNNNNNNNNNNNNNNNNNNNNNNNNNNNNNNNNNNNNNNNNNNNNNNNNNNNNNNNNNNNNNNNNNNNNNNNNNNgtaggatttttgagcgagatcgttgccagtgcccctggactggcttgtgcgggtggcacataaaaagacaccatttcgtgcaggtgacacgtaaaagcacccactacactctctgagtggttggcgttaggaagggcatccagctgtagaaactctgccaaatcagactggagcctggtgttgccatccggtttcaccagtcctcagtcaaatcgtccaacccatgctagcatggaaagcggacgttaaacgatgatgatgatgatgatgatgacatgcttAAACTGTGACCATCATGTCATTTTCTCAGATACATTACACTCATGACCACATTATTAAATGTGTTCTTTCTATGACTTTGAGATGTGTTTGAAGAAAATTTCGTTGCTGTTTTTGTGCAGATTGTTTCACTCTGTTTGGCTCCAAAGTTGTTGGGTTGATCATATCAGGTCTAACTGAAAACAGCCTTTGTCATAGGTAATCAGACATCTCAAGTCAACATACAGTGAActcaacatttataaatatatatatccatggtgtgtgcatgtgtatgtatgtacatacatacatatacacacacatatatatatatatcttatagtaaaaatggatacataagggtggaaaatcacaggaacaataccatatgtccaacgtaagatacaatatgtgtgttcaattccttcaagaatcaataaatgaatttatagtattcagtctctaaagtgtctaaaaggtacggtaaaaagaccagcaaatacaacaataatcctgtcctaatgtacacgttcttaatataatacatgtaaatttataacttcatcataccgtatatatttacccattatatgttatatcataatgtatgtttacacatcgtaatgttttaactttaatttgtcatatttttatacaacttagaaatcatgcatatttataaatattcttttaataaatattttgaacattcatgatatttctaaagtttttattgttgtatttgctggtctttttaccgtaccttttagacactttagagactgaatactataaattcatttattgattcttgaaggaattgaacacacatattgtatcttacgttggacatatggtattgttcctgtgattttccacccttatgtatccatttttactataagaNNNNNNNNNNNNNNNNNNNNNNNNNNNNNNNNNNNNNNNNNNNNNNNNNNNNNNNNNNNNNNNNNNNNNNNNNNNNNNNNNNNNNNNNNNNNNNNNNNNNNNNNNNNNNNNNNNNNNNNNNNNNNNNNNNNNNNNNNNNNNNNNNNNNNNNNNNNNNNNNNNNNNNNNNNNNNNNNNNNNNNNNNNNNNNNNNNNNNNNNNNNNNNNNNNNNtatatatatatatatatatatatatatggatgaggacagctatgtgtcacaccctagcagtagagggaacctgtggaagaggtagactcaggaagacctggagtgaggtggtgaagcatgacctttgaatgttagGCCTCATGAAGGTATGAcgagtgatcgagacctttggagatatgctgtgcttaagaagacccagcaagccaagtgagaccctaaccatggcctatgctagtgtagtataaccagcccatttaagagtacctttcAATACTGgacaataaactgtgcttgcaaagacctgttgagtcaagtgaagtcattctCGTTGCCAATGACAGTcccgcctgactggtcccatgccagtggcatgtaaaaagcactgttcaagcatggtcattgccagtgctgctggactggctcccatgccggtggcatgcaaaaaacaccatttgagcatggtcgttgccagtgccacctgactggctcccatgccagtggcacataaaaagcacccactagactcttGGAGTAGTTAGCGTTAAGAAGGGCAAtagaaattctgtgtgtgtgtgtgcatgcgcttgtCTACTTGCCTTGATAGGCTGTTGATTCTTACTTGTGGATCATTGAAGAGTTTCTCAAACCTGTCCACCTATGCCAAGCTGGAAAATTAAATGCATAGCAATGATAAATAGGAATATTGAATAAGaagtttatcttatttttatttcttatttcagatgTGCTGTCATCTTGTAGTTACATTTGGGAATATAGAGGCAGTGCTTTTGTTTCTTGTGAGGCATATGAATTATGATATATTCTCCACCATCTTTATATACTGCTTCATACAATTACTTTTATCTAATTATTATATTTGCAGGTACATTTTGATGACAGTCAGtttgaatacaaacacacacctgaGGGGACTGGCAGGTGTTTGAAACCAGGTGCTATTCCAACACTATTTGATATGCAGTCTGGAACCATTTGTCAGTCTAATTTAACTTCCCTTCACACTAGCCAATCCCGGAGACATAAGAAAATTGTTGGTGAGTTCAATCCCATACTGTGTTTGTCAAATCTCGAGCAGAGAAACCATCAACTACCAGGGCTGTCAAAACATACAAGTATTTCTACAAACATCTTCAATGCTACAAGCAGTCACAATATTATTGATATGAActtctttaaaaagaaacagaCTGAGAAAATAGTTAATTCTCTTCCTATTACTTCATACATTGATGAACAGACAAACTTTTCTCAGCTTTCAAATCAAATTCAATACAACTATCACAGGAAACCTCAAGCCCCAGGCTCTAATGATACACTAACATTTCCTTCCAAAAGAATGGAGTCTATTCATCAACCAAATCTTTCTCTTCCAACTAATGAAAGTGTTGCTTCTATGTTGCCTGTTCCTTCACACCATCTTCTACATACTGAATCACCTAATGTAAATTTACAGCCTCTTCTACAACCTGGAGAAATTAAAGTAGAGTATGTAGAAGACTCTTCTCAGAACTCAGAAGAGAGAAACATTGGTGAACAAGTAAAGACCACCTCACCTCATCTTTCATCCCCCAAATTACATACTGTTAAATTATCcagtgaaaatattcaaaatccATTGTTACAAGATCAAGCAGAAACTTCGGAAATGTATCCTCAGACCCATCTTGGAAATTTTTCTTCATTGATGTCCCATGAGTCAAAAGAACCTAGAAACTATCCAAGCAACACTACATTGATAAAGGATATTGAAATTGAGTCAAATGCTTCTAAAGATGAAGAAGATCTTCAGTTTCAGAGACTGTCTGATCAATCAGATGTTGGCATAAAGAAAGACACAGTGAAGACTATAAAAAGTCATTTCAGTCCAACTATTTCTTTACATTCCAATTCAATTTACAATCAAGGTTTACAATATTCATCTCAGTCCAATGTCACAAAAGTCGAAACTTCCATATTAAAATCTCCTGTGACTACCCCTGATGTGCTTGTCAATGAAATTGAATCAAAACACTCATATTACTTTCATATGTCAAGTGACTCACGGATACAAACATCTGAACCAAATGAGAATATTAGCAAGCAGGATTTAGAATGCCATAGATTTGTAAGGGGAGCTCAGAACCTAGAGAATAATGAATCTTTTAATAATAGAGTTGATATAAGAAATATTGGGCCGTGTTATACACCAATCTCTGAATCAGGTAACATATCAATTTATTATTACCTTCTTTCTGTGCAGAgagcatcgtgtgtgtgtgtgtgtgtgtgtgtgtgtgtgtgtgtgtgtgtgtgcatcgtgtATCATTACTTCCCAGATTTCTGACTCTCTAAAGCTCTCTCCCcactcatatttttatttttaactgaagACATTGGTTTATACGAGTTCAAATTGAATATCAGTTGCATTGGTCTCCTTAATTTTAGTAAAGTTTGCAAACAGTGGCTTTTCCTCCACAAATGCATTGCATAAAAATGCCTAGTGTATGAAAAATGGATGCAAATAACAAATCCaatattgataaatacattttGTAGGAGACTTCTTAAAGGAGGGTACATACATGCTACATGTAACCTActtcaaatatattgttttgatttttttatactCTAATTTAGATACCAGAACTTGCCACTACCTGCAAGTTCATAAAAAAGTTCCTATTGTCTtttggttaaataaatatttaatgtattattaacgccatttttctctctttttcttaatcTAGTATCAACAAGTCCAAGAGTTACAAAGTTCCATGAAAGAATCAGTCCAAATATTATGCAAAAAAGAGACAAACAATTGCCAAAAAGTAGAATTAACCATAAACTTGTATCAGTGGAAAATTTACatcggaaattgaaagaagaaaagagaaaatgtcaAAAATTGAGACTCGAGAACCAAAAGTTGAGAAAACAACTTGGTCCTCTTCGGAATTTGCAAAACTGGATTAACAGGCTTCTTAACACTAATGAAAGCAACCAGTTTGAAGAACTGAACTTTCGAGAAAACTCAACTGATACACTTCAAAAGGCTCTTAAACTCTGTTCTACAGTATGTGGTTATTTATGCAATGTTGTCAGTCTtccattttattcaaatattactAGATCAATATAGAAGAATAAGTATTACCATAACTCTTCTTTCTTTGAGTAGTTTTTACTCCAGTGATGCAGAAGTAAGAATTCCTTACCTTTAAAGTTAAGGCACCAGATGAACCATATAGACATAAGTTCAAACCTTCCTACAACAGCTATTTATTATGTCTTGTACTTGAACTTGATATATAATTGTGCTTGTTATGCTTGTCTGGATAGCAACAGATTTCACAGTAAAATGaagtttgaaacaagtaaatctACTTGCTCAGAGATATATTGCAATTCCCACAGTTTGATATCCATTCACAACAGAATATTGCAGTGTTATCTTACAATAATTCCTAAGCGATGAAATAGAACTGAAATTACAGCAGTATTGGTTGGTCAAAGGTTGGCTACGAAATGCTAAAAGAAGTTTAAATATGACAGAGCCTCACTATTagtgaaataagaatgtaaatagATTCTTTCTATACTATTGACATGTGGGAAAATATGGGTGAGAGTCTCCTGACTCTCCAATCAACAGCATAGATCAGCTACTTTTAAAGCAGTCATCAGTTATGCCAGCATCATAGTGGATACCCTAATTAGAAAGAATGCATTTACTTTCTTATTTAACCTGCAGTAGATTttgtaatattcaaatttatttcacttcTGATTTATGCAGTATTGTTCATTAATAGAATAAGAAGTATTCCACACCCAAAACATTATTTGCTCAGGAGTATAACTGGTTAtgattctctttaaaaaaaatactgcatCTGTTTCTGATAGCTACTC
This genomic interval from Octopus bimaculoides isolate UCB-OBI-ISO-001 chromosome 4, ASM119413v2, whole genome shotgun sequence contains the following:
- the LOC106881578 gene encoding uncharacterized protein LOC106881578, translating into MVGCSAPNCSNRAAKGGYKMKRFPADPAIRQIWINNVKRADWNWNPPANFRNCRLCEVHFDDSQFEYKHTPEGTGRCLKPGAIPTLFDMQSGTICQSNLTSLHTSQSRRHKKIVGEFNPILCLSNLEQRNHQLPGLSKHTSISTNIFNATSSHNIIDMNFFKKKQTEKIVNSLPITSYIDEQTNFSQLSNQIQYNYHRKPQAPGSNDTLTFPSKRMESIHQPNLSLPTNESVASMLPVPSHHLLHTESPNVNLQPLLQPGEIKVEYVEDSSQNSEERNIGEQVKTTSPHLSSPKLHTVKLSSENIQNPLLQDQAETSEMYPQTHLGNFSSLMSHESKEPRNYPSNTTLIKDIEIESNASKDEEDLQFQRLSDQSDVGIKKDTVKTIKSHFSPTISLHSNSIYNQGLQYSSQSNVTKVETSILKSPVTTPDVLVNEIESKHSYYFHMSSDSRIQTSEPNENISKQDLECHRFVRGAQNLENNESFNNRVDIRNIGPCYTPISESVSTSPRVTKFHERISPNIMQKRDKQLPKSRINHKLVSVENLHRKLKEEKRKCQKLRLENQKLRKQLGPLRNLQNWINRLLNTNESNQFEELNFRENSTDTLQKALKLCSTVCGYLCNVVSLPFYSNITRSI